From Streptomyces sp. HUAS MG91, the proteins below share one genomic window:
- a CDS encoding DUF4229 domain-containing protein, whose product MFRYTLMRLGIFVGCFLVVWGLVATGIVPRGLGGSNYLWIILLSLVISAPLSFVLLRKERDRASEKIVARVDRAKANMEASRTMEDEADDAARANRA is encoded by the coding sequence ATGTTCCGCTACACGCTGATGCGCCTCGGGATCTTCGTGGGCTGCTTCCTCGTCGTCTGGGGTCTCGTCGCCACCGGCATCGTCCCGCGCGGCCTCGGCGGCTCGAACTACCTCTGGATCATCCTGCTCTCCCTGGTGATCTCCGCGCCGCTGAGCTTCGTGCTGCTGCGCAAGGAGCGCGACCGCGCCTCCGAGAAGATCGTCGCCCGCGTGGACCGCGCGAAGGCGAACATGGAGGCCAGCCGCACCATGGAGGACGAGGCGGACGACGCCGCCCGCGCGAACCGCGCGTAA
- a CDS encoding dicarboxylate/amino acid:cation symporter, with product MSANTTPADAKPASPKSGFRIPKVPFWAQIVGGLVLGVLLGWLARSQDISWLVTTLDKIGGIFIQLLKLAVAPLVFFAILVSITNLRKVNNAARLATRTLLWFMITSLIAVAIGLVIGLVTNPGAGTGLTPKDGGKPDHAGSWIDFLTGIIPTDVITPFTQLNVLQIVFMAAVAGIAILQIGEKAKPILTLSESILELLQKALWWVIKLAPLGTVGLIGYAIATYGWDLISKYATFTADIYVGCALVLFGVYPLLLATVAKLNPVQFFKGAWPAIQLAFVSRSSVGTMPLTQKVTERLGVPKEYASFSVPFGATTKMDGCAAIYPAIAAIFVAQIFDINLGIGDYLLIAFVSVVGSAATAGLTGATVMLTLTLSTLGLPMEGVGLLLAIDPILDMMRTATNVAGQALVPVIVSARENILDREAYDHATSSPVDEPQQVAVAA from the coding sequence GTGTCCGCGAACACCACCCCCGCCGACGCGAAGCCGGCCTCCCCGAAGTCCGGCTTCCGTATACCGAAGGTCCCGTTCTGGGCGCAGATCGTGGGCGGTCTCGTCCTCGGTGTGCTGCTCGGCTGGCTGGCCCGCAGCCAGGACATCTCCTGGCTCGTCACCACGCTCGACAAGATCGGCGGCATCTTCATCCAGCTGCTGAAGCTGGCCGTCGCCCCGCTCGTCTTCTTCGCGATCCTGGTGTCGATCACCAACCTGCGCAAGGTCAACAACGCCGCGCGCCTCGCCACCCGCACCCTGCTCTGGTTCATGATCACGTCGCTGATCGCGGTCGCCATCGGCCTCGTCATCGGCCTGGTCACCAACCCGGGCGCGGGCACCGGCCTGACCCCGAAGGACGGCGGCAAGCCGGACCACGCGGGCTCCTGGATCGACTTCCTGACGGGCATCATCCCGACCGACGTCATCACGCCGTTCACCCAGCTGAACGTCCTGCAGATCGTCTTCATGGCCGCCGTCGCCGGTATCGCGATCCTCCAGATCGGCGAGAAGGCCAAGCCGATCCTGACCCTGTCGGAGTCGATCCTCGAACTCCTCCAGAAGGCCCTGTGGTGGGTCATCAAGCTGGCCCCGCTCGGCACCGTCGGCCTCATCGGCTACGCGATCGCCACCTACGGCTGGGACCTCATCAGCAAGTACGCGACCTTCACCGCCGACATCTACGTCGGCTGCGCCCTGGTCCTCTTCGGCGTCTACCCGCTGCTGCTCGCGACCGTCGCCAAGCTGAACCCGGTGCAGTTCTTCAAGGGCGCCTGGCCCGCCATCCAGCTGGCCTTCGTCTCCCGCTCCTCGGTCGGCACCATGCCGCTCACCCAGAAGGTCACCGAGCGCCTCGGCGTCCCGAAGGAGTACGCGTCCTTCTCCGTGCCGTTCGGCGCCACCACCAAGATGGACGGCTGCGCCGCGATCTACCCGGCGATCGCCGCGATCTTCGTCGCGCAGATCTTCGACATCAACCTCGGCATCGGTGACTACCTGCTCATCGCCTTCGTCTCGGTGGTCGGTTCCGCCGCGACGGCCGGTCTGACGGGCGCCACGGTCATGCTGACCCTGACCCTGTCGACGCTGGGCCTGCCGATGGAGGGCGTCGGCCTGCTCCTCGCGATCGACCCGATCCTCGACATGATGCGCACGGCCACGAACGTCGCCGGCCAGGCGCTCGTCCCGGTGATCGTCTCCGCCCGCGAGAACATCCTGGACCGCGAGGCCTACGACCACGCCACCTCGTCCCCGGTGGACGAGCCGCAGCAGGTGGCCGTCGCCGCCTGA
- a CDS encoding helix-turn-helix domain-containing protein — protein sequence MLDAAVRVFGERGYRAASMDEIAELAGVSKPLVYLYLNSKEELFTACIRRESAALIAAVRDGVRTDAAADRQLWEGLTAFFTHTAEHPDGWAVLHSQARSGGDPFVAEVGVMRDEIVAFVTALIAAAAREAHGDPELAEREVTGLAQALVGAAEALAGWANSDRSVSAGEAAATMMNFAWSGLGNLMDGRRWSAR from the coding sequence ATGCTGGACGCGGCGGTACGGGTGTTCGGCGAGCGCGGCTACCGGGCGGCCTCGATGGACGAGATCGCCGAACTGGCCGGGGTCTCCAAGCCGCTGGTCTATCTGTACCTGAACTCGAAGGAAGAGCTCTTCACCGCCTGCATCCGCCGGGAGTCCGCCGCGCTGATCGCCGCCGTGCGGGACGGGGTCCGCACCGACGCCGCCGCCGACCGCCAGCTCTGGGAAGGGCTCACCGCCTTCTTCACGCACACCGCCGAGCACCCCGACGGGTGGGCGGTGCTGCACAGCCAGGCGCGGTCGGGCGGGGACCCGTTCGTCGCCGAGGTCGGTGTGATGCGGGACGAGATCGTCGCCTTCGTGACCGCGCTGATCGCCGCCGCGGCCCGGGAGGCGCACGGCGATCCCGAACTCGCCGAGCGGGAGGTCACCGGGCTCGCCCAGGCGCTCGTCGGCGCGGCCGAGGCGCTGGCCGGCTGGGCCAACTCCGACCGGTCCGTCTCCGCCGGGGAGGCCGCGGCGACCATGATGAACTTCGCCTGGTCCGGGCTCGGCAATCTGATGGACGGGCGGCGCTGGTCAGCGCGGTAG
- a CDS encoding MaoC/PaaZ C-terminal domain-containing protein: MTTPALLPLMLRGALQSPFKRPRPTGTPPPPPGDPARITELRIRAEHLTAFERVCAYPTTRDELPVTYPHILGFPLAMRLMSARAFPLPLLGLVHTSIEITQQRDLSPADTYELTVAVPELRPHHRGTEAVLVTALRPTGDTGETPVWESTSTYLARHRTDTPAPEEQEKPDPIPGGTEWRLAGDLGRRYGAASGDRNPIHLHPLTARAFGFPRAIAHGMWTVARCLAEFGAHGPVRVRARFRAPVLLPGTVTYAAQGPAFELRSGKDGGRVHLTGEVTALPR, encoded by the coding sequence ATGACGACCCCGGCCCTGCTCCCCCTGATGCTGCGCGGAGCGCTTCAGTCGCCGTTCAAGCGGCCCCGCCCCACCGGCACCCCTCCACCCCCGCCCGGAGACCCGGCCCGGATCACGGAACTCCGGATCCGCGCGGAGCACCTCACGGCGTTCGAGCGCGTCTGCGCCTACCCCACCACCCGCGACGAACTCCCGGTCACCTACCCGCACATCCTGGGCTTCCCCCTCGCCATGCGCCTGATGTCGGCCCGCGCGTTCCCGCTGCCGCTGCTCGGCCTCGTGCACACCTCGATCGAGATCACCCAGCAACGGGACCTGTCCCCGGCCGACACCTACGAACTGACCGTGGCCGTCCCCGAGCTGCGCCCCCACCACCGCGGCACCGAGGCCGTCCTCGTCACCGCCCTGCGCCCCACGGGCGACACCGGCGAGACGCCCGTATGGGAGTCGACCAGCACGTATCTCGCCCGGCACCGCACGGACACCCCGGCGCCGGAGGAGCAGGAGAAGCCTGACCCGATCCCGGGCGGCACCGAGTGGCGGCTCGCCGGGGACCTCGGGCGGCGCTACGGCGCGGCCTCCGGTGACCGCAACCCCATCCACCTGCACCCGCTCACGGCCCGCGCCTTCGGCTTCCCGCGCGCCATCGCGCACGGCATGTGGACGGTGGCCCGGTGCCTGGCGGAGTTCGGCGCGCACGGGCCCGTCCGCGTACGGGCCCGGTTCAGGGCGCCGGTGCTGCTGCCGGGCACGGTGACGTACGCGGCCCAGGGCCCGGCCTTCGAGCTGCGGTCCGGCAAGGACGGCGGCCGGGTCCATCTGACCGGCGAGGTGACCGCGCTACCGCGCTGA
- a CDS encoding 3-oxoacyl-ACP reductase has protein sequence MADRYLNFTGTAPGRFLTKRLGLPQPAPLRRFSPEHPTLEGPLLHVTAGSSAYGDELAGMLGGTGLTVVTSAERPAVVVVDATAVADIDTLAEVHAVLHPVVRSVASGGRVVVLGARPSADDHHQAAVQQGLEGFVRSLGKEIGRGRTVNLVRVAGPVAGAESTLRFLLSPKSAYVSGQVVEVGAAGAESTAPEDWARPLAGRTALITGAARGIGEAVAETLVRDGARVVLLDVPSAEADLAKVAERLGGRALPLDITAGDAGERIAGFVPDGLDVLVHNAGITRDRRLANMPAERWSSVLDVNLASVLRTTDALLKEGAVRRGGAVVATASIAGIAGNSGQTNYAASKAGIVGLVRSLAPRALAEHGVTVNAVAPGFIETKMTAAVPLFIREAGRRMNSLGQGGLPVDVAETTSWFAASGAVNGQVVRVCGQSLLGA, from the coding sequence ATGGCCGACCGCTATCTGAACTTCACCGGCACGGCCCCGGGCCGCTTCCTGACCAAGCGCCTCGGGCTGCCGCAACCGGCGCCGCTGCGCCGCTTCTCCCCCGAACACCCCACCCTTGAGGGGCCGTTGCTCCACGTCACGGCGGGTTCGTCCGCGTACGGGGATGAGCTGGCCGGGATGCTGGGCGGCACCGGGCTCACCGTCGTCACCAGCGCCGAGCGCCCCGCCGTCGTCGTCGTGGACGCCACCGCCGTGGCCGACATCGACACGCTCGCCGAGGTGCACGCCGTGCTGCACCCCGTCGTACGGTCCGTCGCGAGCGGCGGCCGGGTCGTCGTGCTCGGCGCCCGGCCGTCGGCCGACGACCACCACCAGGCCGCGGTGCAGCAGGGCCTGGAGGGCTTCGTCCGCTCGCTCGGCAAGGAGATCGGGCGCGGCCGGACCGTGAACCTGGTGCGGGTCGCGGGTCCGGTGGCCGGCGCCGAGTCCACCCTGCGCTTCCTGCTCTCCCCCAAGTCCGCCTACGTCAGCGGCCAGGTGGTCGAAGTCGGCGCCGCGGGAGCCGAGTCGACGGCCCCCGAGGACTGGGCGCGGCCGCTCGCCGGGCGCACCGCGCTGATCACCGGCGCCGCGCGCGGGATCGGGGAGGCCGTCGCCGAGACGCTCGTCCGCGACGGCGCGCGGGTCGTGCTGCTCGACGTGCCGTCCGCCGAGGCCGACCTGGCGAAGGTCGCGGAGCGGCTCGGCGGGCGGGCGCTGCCGCTCGACATCACGGCCGGGGACGCCGGTGAGCGCATCGCCGGGTTCGTGCCCGACGGGCTGGACGTCCTGGTCCACAACGCGGGCATCACCCGGGACCGGCGGCTCGCCAACATGCCCGCCGAGCGGTGGAGTTCGGTGCTCGACGTGAACCTCGCCAGTGTGCTGCGCACCACCGACGCGCTGCTCAAGGAAGGGGCCGTGCGGCGCGGCGGGGCCGTCGTGGCCACCGCCTCCATCGCCGGGATCGCGGGCAACTCCGGGCAGACCAACTACGCCGCCAGCAAGGCCGGCATCGTCGGGCTCGTCCGCTCGCTCGCGCCGCGCGCGCTCGCCGAGCACGGGGTGACCGTGAACGCCGTCGCGCCCGGGTTCATCGAGACCAAGATGACGGCGGCGGTTCCGTTGTTCATCCGGGAGGCCGGGCGCCGGATGAACTCCCTCGGGCAGGGTGGGCTTCCGGTGGACGTCGCCGAGACGACGTCCTGGTTCGCGGCGTCCGGTGCCGTCAACGGTCAGGTCGTCCGGGTCTGCGGCCAAAGCCTCCTCGGAGCCTGA
- a CDS encoding acetyl-CoA C-acetyltransferase — protein sequence MASAKTAKTPASPAAGVPRRVAVVAGSRIPFARSDGPYATASNQQMLTAALDGLVERCALQEPGSVGEFVAGAVLKHSRDFNLARETVLGSKLDPRTPAYDIQQACGTGLQAVIAAANKIALGQTESAVAGGSDTASDAPLGVNDDLRKILLEARRAKSAGARLKALARIRPGHLVPDIPRNAEPRTGLSMGEHAAVTARAWGIAREAQDELAATSHQRLAAAYDRGFLDDLVVPYRGLERDQNLRPGSTVEKLATLKPVFGTKQPGATMTAGNSTPLTDGAAVVLLASEEWAEARGLAPLAYLTAYETAAVDFAGEGGDVTREGGDGLLMAPAYAVPRMLERAGLGIEDIDLYEVHEAFASQVLATLAAWEKQGLAPVDRDRLNIAGSSLATGHPFAATGARIVATLAKLLSEREGSGRGLISVCAAGGQGVTAILERA from the coding sequence ATGGCCTCAGCGAAAACCGCGAAAACCCCGGCGAGCCCGGCGGCGGGGGTGCCGCGTCGCGTCGCCGTCGTGGCCGGCAGCCGGATCCCCTTCGCCCGCTCCGACGGCCCGTACGCGACCGCGTCGAACCAGCAGATGCTGACCGCCGCGCTCGACGGCCTCGTGGAGCGCTGCGCGCTGCAAGAGCCGGGCTCCGTGGGCGAGTTCGTGGCCGGAGCGGTCCTCAAGCACAGCCGGGACTTCAACCTCGCGCGCGAGACGGTGCTCGGCTCGAAGCTCGATCCGCGCACCCCCGCGTACGACATCCAGCAGGCCTGCGGCACCGGCCTGCAAGCCGTGATCGCCGCCGCCAACAAGATCGCCCTCGGCCAGACCGAGAGCGCGGTCGCGGGCGGCTCGGACACGGCCAGCGACGCCCCGCTCGGCGTCAACGACGACCTGCGCAAGATCCTCCTCGAAGCACGCCGGGCGAAGTCCGCGGGCGCCCGGCTCAAGGCCCTCGCCCGGATCAGGCCCGGCCACCTCGTCCCCGACATCCCGCGCAACGCCGAGCCGCGCACCGGCCTGTCGATGGGCGAGCACGCCGCGGTCACCGCCCGCGCGTGGGGCATCGCGCGCGAGGCCCAGGACGAACTGGCCGCCACCAGCCACCAGCGGCTCGCCGCCGCGTACGACCGCGGGTTCCTCGACGACCTGGTCGTGCCCTACCGCGGACTGGAGCGCGACCAGAACCTCCGCCCCGGCTCGACCGTCGAGAAACTGGCCACGCTCAAGCCGGTGTTCGGCACGAAGCAGCCCGGCGCGACCATGACGGCGGGCAACTCCACGCCGCTGACCGACGGCGCGGCCGTCGTGCTGCTGGCGAGCGAGGAGTGGGCCGAGGCCCGCGGACTCGCCCCGCTCGCCTATCTGACCGCGTACGAGACGGCCGCCGTGGACTTCGCCGGAGAGGGCGGGGACGTCACGCGCGAGGGCGGCGACGGCCTGCTCATGGCGCCCGCGTACGCCGTGCCCCGGATGCTGGAGCGGGCCGGGCTCGGCATCGAGGACATCGACCTGTACGAGGTGCACGAGGCGTTCGCCTCCCAGGTGCTCGCCACCCTCGCGGCCTGGGAGAAGCAGGGCCTCGCACCGGTCGACCGGGACCGGCTCAACATCGCCGGATCCTCCCTCGCCACCGGCCACCCCTTCGCCGCGACCGGCGCCCGTATCGTCGCCACCCTCGCCAAACTCCTCTCGGAGCGCGAGGGTTCGGGGCGCGGTCTCATCTCCGTCTGCGCCGCGGGCGGCCAGGGCGTGACCGCGATCCTCGAACGCGCCTGA
- a CDS encoding helix-turn-helix transcriptional regulator, translating into MAETTELGRYLRARRAQVTPADAGLPAGTGLRRTPGLRREELATLSGVSVDYYTRLERGRETNPSTAVIDAIGRALRLRGDAYERLHDLAELASGRTADSDEPRPTDDDTVRPSVLTMLEALRPLPAYVVNRYNVMLAANPSGRRLLPGLWDWPAEQRSITRYLFLHPVGRELYVPWEETVIKSVAHLRAIAGGDPDDPRLTALVGELLLKSPEFTRIWDRYDVDERSGGTKTFAHPKAGAMTLTYEVMRLARTGGQRLVTYQAPAGSPDEEAMLKLDPQSP; encoded by the coding sequence ATGGCTGAAACCACGGAACTGGGCCGCTACCTGCGCGCCCGCAGGGCCCAGGTCACCCCCGCCGACGCCGGCCTGCCCGCGGGCACCGGACTGCGCCGCACCCCGGGCCTGCGCCGCGAGGAGCTGGCGACGCTCTCCGGGGTGAGCGTGGACTACTACACGCGCCTGGAGCGGGGCCGCGAGACGAATCCGTCGACGGCCGTGATCGACGCCATCGGCCGCGCGCTGCGGCTGCGCGGCGACGCCTACGAGCGGCTGCACGACCTGGCCGAGCTGGCCTCCGGCCGGACCGCCGACTCCGACGAGCCGCGCCCCACCGACGACGACACGGTGCGCCCGTCGGTGCTGACCATGCTGGAGGCGCTGCGCCCGCTGCCCGCGTACGTCGTCAACCGCTACAACGTCATGCTCGCCGCGAACCCGTCGGGCCGCCGGCTGCTGCCGGGCCTGTGGGACTGGCCGGCCGAGCAGCGCAGCATCACCCGCTATCTCTTCCTGCACCCGGTCGGCCGCGAGCTGTACGTGCCGTGGGAGGAGACGGTGATCAAGTCGGTGGCTCATCTGCGGGCCATCGCGGGCGGCGACCCGGACGATCCGCGACTGACCGCGCTGGTCGGTGAACTGCTACTCAAGTCACCGGAGTTCACCCGCATCTGGGACCGCTACGACGTGGACGAGCGCAGCGGCGGCACCAAGACCTTCGCCCACCCGAAGGCGGGCGCGATGACCTTGACGTACGAGGTCATGCGGCTGGCCAGGACCGGCGGCCAGCGCCTGGTGACGTACCAGGCGCCGGCCGGTTCCCCGGACGAGGAGGCCATGCTGAAGCTGGATCCCCAGTCCCCGTAA
- a CDS encoding MFS transporter yields MTTVVATPTARVADAAAVPGRRPPAVFALIAALLGFTVITIDVSAVNIALPAVGASLHGGMTGLQWVVDAYTLLFAGLMLSAGALADRAGARRAYAFGVGLFTLASLACGLAPGIGTLVAARVVQGAAAAVVMPASLSLIRQAYDDARHRARAIALWTVGGSVAMAAGPVLGGVLTESVGWRAVFFLNLPVGAAILALLGKVAPSPRRPAPIDVPGQVTAVLALAGLTFAVIEGGHAGWTSVPVLGSLAVAVISAVAFRAVEKRHRAPVVPPAMLRDRTVAVSLAVGFAVNLAFYGLVFLLGLYLQQARGMSALSAGLVFVPLAVIITSTNLVSPRVAERIGRRPVIVIGQLVLALAMFVLLPLDAGTPMWLVLLLLVPTGLGGAFAVPALTALLMDAVPGPRAGIASGLLNALRQTGGALAVALFGSLVAGAGFSLPGMRVSLVVAGCVLLVTSLLARLFLPGKDQ; encoded by the coding sequence GTGACCACCGTCGTCGCCACACCCACCGCCCGCGTGGCGGACGCCGCGGCCGTACCCGGCCGCCGGCCGCCCGCCGTCTTCGCCCTGATCGCCGCGCTGCTCGGCTTCACCGTCATCACCATCGACGTCTCGGCGGTGAACATCGCGCTGCCCGCCGTCGGCGCCTCCCTGCACGGCGGCATGACCGGCCTGCAGTGGGTCGTCGACGCCTACACGCTGCTCTTCGCCGGGCTGATGCTGTCGGCCGGCGCGCTCGCCGACCGGGCCGGGGCCCGCCGCGCCTACGCCTTCGGCGTCGGCCTGTTCACCCTCGCCTCCCTGGCCTGCGGGCTCGCCCCCGGCATCGGCACGCTCGTCGCGGCGCGCGTGGTGCAGGGCGCGGCGGCGGCCGTCGTCATGCCGGCCTCGCTGTCGCTGATCCGGCAGGCCTACGACGACGCGCGGCACCGGGCGCGGGCCATCGCGCTGTGGACGGTGGGCGGTTCGGTCGCCATGGCCGCGGGGCCGGTGCTCGGCGGTGTGCTGACCGAGTCGGTCGGCTGGCGGGCCGTGTTCTTCCTCAACCTGCCCGTCGGCGCGGCCATCCTGGCGCTGCTCGGCAAGGTCGCGCCGTCGCCGCGCAGGCCCGCCCCGATCGATGTTCCCGGGCAGGTCACGGCCGTGCTCGCGCTGGCCGGGCTGACCTTCGCCGTGATCGAGGGCGGGCACGCGGGCTGGACCTCGGTGCCGGTGCTCGGTTCGCTCGCCGTCGCCGTGATCTCCGCCGTCGCCTTCCGGGCCGTCGAGAAGCGGCACCGGGCGCCCGTGGTGCCGCCGGCCATGCTGCGCGACCGGACCGTCGCCGTCTCGCTCGCCGTCGGCTTCGCCGTCAACCTCGCCTTCTACGGCCTGGTCTTCCTGCTCGGGCTCTACCTTCAGCAGGCGCGGGGCATGTCCGCCCTGTCCGCGGGGCTGGTCTTCGTTCCGCTCGCCGTGATCATCACCTCCACGAATCTGGTCTCCCCGCGCGTCGCCGAGCGCATCGGCCGCCGGCCCGTCATCGTCATCGGCCAACTCGTCCTGGCGCTCGCCATGTTCGTCCTTCTCCCGCTCGACGCCGGTACGCCGATGTGGCTGGTGCTGCTGCTTCTGGTGCCGACCGGGCTCGGCGGAGCGTTCGCGGTGCCCGCGCTGACGGCGCTCCTGATGGACGCGGTGCCGGGGCCCCGGGCCGGGATCGCCTCGGGGCTGCTGAACGCTCTGCGGCAGACCGGTGGGGCGCTGGCCGTGGCGCTGTTCGGGTCGCTGGTGGCGGGGGCCGGGTTTTCCCTGCCGGGGATGCGGGTCAGCCTTGTCGTCGCGGGGTGTGTGCTGCTGGTGACGTCGCTGCTGGCCCGGCTGTTCCTCCCGGGAAAGGACCAGTGA
- a CDS encoding AraC family transcriptional regulator, with product MAGRGTDPDRITAWRPEVKGVTEVFHAHFTHHAYPMHVHDTWTLLIVDEGAVRYDLERHEHGTPLGTVSLLPPGVPHNGSAATPDGFRKRVLYLEASADGPLDTSLVGAAADSPDLVDPLLRHRIGQLHTALGRPGDELEAAARLALVGERLRERLRPASGDPLRPAPDGRVADQLRQLLDARVVDGVGLEEAARLLGVHPAHLVRSFSAAYGIAPHQYLMARRVDRARRLLLSGRAAGEVAADVGFYDQSHLTRHFKRVVGVPPGRYARPEGSPRP from the coding sequence ATGGCGGGACGCGGAACGGATCCGGACCGGATCACCGCGTGGCGCCCCGAGGTGAAGGGCGTCACGGAGGTCTTCCACGCCCATTTCACGCACCACGCCTATCCGATGCACGTCCACGACACCTGGACCCTGCTGATCGTCGACGAGGGCGCGGTCCGCTACGACCTGGAGCGGCACGAGCACGGCACCCCGCTCGGCACCGTCTCGCTGCTGCCGCCCGGCGTCCCGCACAACGGCTCGGCCGCGACGCCGGACGGCTTCCGCAAGCGGGTGCTGTATCTGGAGGCCTCCGCCGACGGGCCCCTCGACACCTCGCTGGTCGGGGCCGCCGCCGACTCCCCCGACCTGGTCGATCCGCTGCTGCGGCACCGGATCGGGCAGCTGCACACCGCGCTCGGCCGGCCCGGGGACGAGCTGGAGGCGGCGGCGCGGCTGGCGCTCGTGGGTGAGCGGCTGCGCGAGCGCCTGCGGCCGGCCTCCGGGGATCCGCTCCGGCCCGCGCCGGACGGGCGGGTCGCCGATCAGCTGCGGCAGTTGCTCGACGCGCGGGTGGTGGACGGGGTCGGGCTGGAGGAGGCGGCGCGGTTGCTGGGGGTGCATCCGGCTCATCTCGTACGGTCGTTCAGTGCCGCGTACGGGATCGCTCCGCATCAGTATCTGATGGCTCGGCGGGTTGATCGGGCCCGGCGGTTGCTGCTTTCCGGGCGGGCTGCCGGGGAGGTCGCGGCCGATGTCGGTTTCTACGACCAGTCTCATCTGACCCGGCACTTCAAGCGGGTGGTGGGCGTCCCACCCGGCCGCTACGCCCGCCCAGAGGGTTCCCCGCGCCCTTGA
- a CDS encoding DUF2000 domain-containing protein produces MSTDHDSAAPVRFDTKIAVLLREDLETWQRLNVTAFLVSGLGTQHPEVIGEPYEDADATPYLPMLRQPVLVFEGGKETLTSAHAKAVQRGLPRAVFTSDLFTTGNDRDNRAAVRAVATDSLDLVGIAVYGPKNAVDKILKGARMHP; encoded by the coding sequence ATGAGCACCGACCACGACTCCGCCGCCCCCGTCCGCTTCGACACCAAGATCGCCGTACTGCTCCGGGAGGACCTGGAGACCTGGCAGCGGCTGAACGTGACCGCGTTCCTGGTGAGCGGCCTCGGCACCCAGCACCCCGAGGTGATCGGGGAGCCGTACGAGGACGCCGACGCCACCCCGTACCTGCCGATGCTGCGCCAGCCGGTGCTGGTCTTCGAGGGCGGCAAGGAGACGCTGACGTCGGCGCACGCCAAGGCGGTGCAGCGGGGACTGCCGCGCGCCGTGTTCACCTCGGACCTGTTCACGACGGGCAACGACCGGGACAACCGGGCTGCCGTACGGGCCGTCGCCACGGACAGCCTCGACCTGGTGGGCATCGCCGTGTACGGGCCGAAGAACGCGGTCGACAAGATCCTGAAGGGCGCCCGGATGCACCCGTGA
- a CDS encoding MurR/RpiR family transcriptional regulator has protein sequence MEITEGVARLRAVVRERWDGLSTSERAVAQYLVSAPAESLLFASAQELGTASGTSNASVVRTLQRLGYAGLPALKRELANDFTSAVAPEERLKRRIAHVGQDLDGIWGEVFDEAAERIEHARRLTPGDALREAVGILAQAGEIHCYGVAASELAARHLALALGRIGRRARFLGDTGFALADRLLGVGRGDAVVIFQPGRDLPELTVVVDRARAVGARVVLVTDELAEAYGSRVDAVLTAPHTPTGITAEALAALVVVDALLLALTALDEGRAVETSHQLTFLREQLLRPKKR, from the coding sequence ATGGAAATTACCGAGGGGGTCGCGCGGCTGCGGGCGGTCGTGCGCGAGCGGTGGGACGGGCTGTCCACGTCCGAGCGGGCGGTGGCGCAGTACCTGGTCAGCGCGCCCGCCGAGTCGCTGCTCTTCGCGTCGGCGCAGGAGCTGGGCACGGCGAGCGGCACGAGCAACGCCAGCGTGGTGCGCACGCTGCAACGGCTCGGGTACGCCGGACTGCCCGCCCTGAAGCGCGAGTTGGCGAACGACTTCACGTCCGCGGTGGCGCCCGAGGAACGGCTCAAGCGCCGGATCGCCCACGTCGGGCAGGACCTGGACGGGATCTGGGGCGAGGTGTTCGACGAGGCCGCCGAGCGCATCGAGCACGCGCGGCGGCTGACCCCGGGGGACGCGTTGCGGGAGGCGGTGGGGATCCTGGCGCAGGCCGGCGAGATCCACTGTTACGGGGTCGCGGCCTCCGAACTGGCCGCGCGGCATCTGGCGCTGGCGCTCGGGCGGATCGGGCGGCGGGCGCGCTTCCTGGGCGACACCGGGTTCGCCCTCGCGGACCGGCTGCTCGGGGTGGGCCGGGGGGACGCCGTGGTGATCTTCCAGCCCGGCCGCGACCTGCCCGAGCTCACCGTGGTCGTGGACCGGGCGCGGGCGGTCGGGGCGCGCGTGGTGCTGGTGACGGACGAGCTGGCGGAGGCATACGGCTCGCGGGTCGACGCGGTGCTCACGGCTCCGCACACGCCGACCGGAATCACGGCGGAGGCGCTGGCCGCGCTGGTGGTGGTCGACGCGCTGCTGCTGGCCCTGACGGCGCTGGACGAGGGGCGCGCCGTGGAGACGTCGCACCAACTCACCTTTCTGCGGGAGCAGTTGTTGCGTCCGAAGAAGCGGTGA